From a region of the Phaeodactylum tricornutum CCAP 1055/1 chromosome 4, whole genome shotgun sequence genome:
- a CDS encoding predicted protein, whose product MTSSQDDNPNNDAKDLLEEPDDEKKGKRRRKRKRKKESSEIAPDDEAEVPVDNDNDPKTIQLDRTVFVEGIPYTCTPQEVKKFFTENGVEDIVECRLPVWQDTGRLRGYGHVVFDTKESQQTALQLNGKYLQNRYLTIQAANAPKTSQAQVPSLNSDDSKPSKTVMLNNLSYDASESDIQRVMEAYGAIATGGVRVVRHSQSQRSKGFAYVEFESIDSAQKAVQNATQIIVLARPCRVEYDHGRIKGSFRDSNGKLWQKEFSNKKTRSN is encoded by the coding sequence ATGACGAGTTCACAAGACGACAATCCGAACAACGACGCGAAGGATTTGTTGGAAGAACCCGACGAtgaaaagaaaggcaagCGCCGTCGGAAGCGCAAGCGCAAAAAGGAGTCGTCGGAAATCGCacccgacgacgaagccgagGTACCCGTagacaacgacaatgatcCCAAAACGATACAATTGGATCGGACCGTCTTTGTGGAAGGAATACCATACACTTGTACCCCTCAAGAAGTCAAGAAATTCTTTACCGAGAACGGTGTCGAAGATATTGTCGAGTGCCGTCTTCCCGTCTGGCAAGATACCGGTCGCTTACGAGGCTACGGTCACGTAGTGTTCGATACAAAGGAGTCCCAGCAGACGGCTTTGCAACTTAACGGGAAGTATCTGCAAAATCGCTATCTCACAATCCAAGCCGCCAACGCACCGAAGACGTCGCAGGCACAAGTGCCCTCTTTGAATTCGGATGATTCGAAACCTTCCAAGACCGTCATGTTGAACAATTTATCGTACGATGCCTCGGAAAGCGATATTCAACGAGTCATGGAAGCGTACGGTGCCATTGCTACGGGAGGTGTGCGTGTAGTACGGCATTCGCAGAGTCAAAGGTCGAAAGGCTTTGCCTATGTCGAATTTGAATCTATCGACAGCGCCCAAAAAGCTGTCCAGAATGCCACCCAGATCATTGTACTAGCGCGCCCATGCCGCGTCGAATACGATCATGGTCGAATAAAAGGAAGCTTTCGGGATTCGAACGGAAAGCTGTGGCAGAAAGAATTCTCGAACAAAAAGACAAGGTCGAATTGA
- a CDS encoding predicted protein yields the protein MKLADNNQRKKRISRKEQKARKKQRCQSGPDKTFSPSEHSAESATAVSSPVPSLEDPDDSYIPTPIPTYDQLRAQHKAKPLGKWFPKAMVLKSTLPENLSSKASLVLFYQYINPAWPESVVQTLMGFLYELAQRRTLGGRIRVAPEGVNATISSVDTENSTAATTLRHFARDLQRFHEGFLQTDFKFIDGLSTDRHFTNFKMFPVQELVFYGLSSEQAPLSKGGVHLEPNEFHKRLEDEGTVVVDVRNHYEALIGRFNGQEQQNEKGAAEYVDPMMRKSTDFSSWLERPGTQERLRGKQVLLYCTGGVRCERASAYLNQKMGSNLKGVYQLRGGIERYLQAFPDGGHWRGKNFVFDKREAVGVDNPDGDGGIVRKGMKPIQIETQCCICHKPWDRYIGKKKCETCGVPVLMCDSCMSSIKKRNPKPLVRCPLCIEENVTVRAEEVEYTNNGVNVTASTNTSEAKGKMAPSILKWGGGHASQKKDKRRFQGKPCRFGAECSRPDCFFAHPSERCESKSKLTLHKA from the coding sequence ATGAAATTAGCCGATAACAACCAACGCAAAAAACGAATCAGCCGCAAAGAACAAAAGGCTCGGAAAAAACAACGCTGTCAAAGCGGGCCAGACAAAACCTTTTCACCATCGGAACACTCGGCAGAATCAGCAACAGCTGTGTCAAGCCCTGTGCCTAGTCTCGAAGACCCGGATGATTCTTACATTCCGACACCGATTCCTACGTACGATCAGCTACGTGCTCAACACAAGGCCAAGCCCCTCGGAAAATGGTTTCCGAAAGCGATGGTACTCAAATCGACCCTTCCCGAGAATCTATCCTCTAAGGCGAGTCTCGTTCTGTTTTACCAGTACATTAATCCGGCTTGGCCCGAGTCGGTAGTACAGACACTGATGGGATTTCTATATGAACTTGCCCAGCGGAGAACGTTGGGCGGGCGCATCCGTGTGGCCCCCGAAGGCGTTAACGCCACCATTTCCTCCGTCGACACGGAAAATTCGACTGCTGCTACGACGTTGCGACATTTCGCCCGAGATTTGCAACGATTCCATGAAGGTTTTCTACAAACCGATTTCAAATTCATTGATGGTTTGTCGACGGACCGACACTTTACCAATTTCAAAATGTTCCCCGTGCAGGAACTCGTCTTTTACGGACTCTCCAGTGAACAAGCACCCCTCAGTAAAGGTGGTGTTCATTTAGAGCCAAACGAGTTTCATAAACGTTTGGAAGATGAGGGCaccgttgttgttgacgtcCGGAACCACTACGAAGCCCTGATTGGTAGGTTCAATGGCCAAGAGCAGCAGAATGAAAAAGGAGCGGCTGAATACGTCGACCCCATGATGCGCAAATCTACCGATTTTTCGTCTTGGTTGGAGAGACCTGGGACGCAAGAAAGGTTACGAGGGAAGCAGGTGCTCTTATATTGTACTGGCGGCGTGCGCTGCGAACGAGCATCAGCCTATCTGAACCAGAAAATGGGATCGAATTTGAAGGGAGTATATCAACTGAGAGGTGGTATCGAACGCTACTTGCAAGCCTTCCCGGATGGGGGCCACTGGCGAGGGAAGAATTTCGTCTTTGACAAGCGCGAAGCGGTAGGCGTGGACAACCCCGATGGTGACGGTGGGATTGTGCGGAAAGGAATGAAGCCGATCCAGATCGAGACGCAGTGCTGCATCTGTCATAAGCCATGGGATCGATACATAGGTAAAAAGAAATGCGAAACCTGTGGCGTTCCTGTCTTAATGTGTGATTCGTGCATGTCATCAATCAAAAAACGAAATCCGAAACCTCTCGTTCGCTGTCCGTTATGCATTGAGGAAAATGTGACAGTCCGGGCGGAAGAGGTTGAATACACCAATAATGGCGTCAACGTGACGGCGTCGACAAATACGTCAGAGGCAAAAGGAAAGATGGCACCATCGATTTTGAAATGGGGCGGTGGTCATGCctcgcaaaagaaagacaagcGACGGTTCCAGGGTAAGCCGTGTCGATTTGGCGCGGAGTGCAGTAGGCCTGACTGTTTCTTTGCCCATCCGTCAGAGCGGTGTgagagcaaatcaaagtTAACTCTTCATAAAGCATAA
- a CDS encoding predicted protein, which yields MSASEASETSTPQMLVLGQGDDDHEFLNDSAASSNSSTAASASIRTSPSSWRRRQRQRQPMSRGDEIKQPSLISRLFLSSSKDELVDTNQQDVESGYTSLAEPQNYEGLGCETERAAQIFRLKRAAALKQSLLCDESQLDQSSKTGADVMSSEDALQQDCSFFYRDLEDLTESTETRLNRRTPRFGSLLRQSLNGEASTGASYTYMTSPPILQHYRTRYEQLNQDLAPMRHRHDLELSIGDDDNNVGGETEEHGRSRGVQDYSIVKNDTAEYSSLFYILHGKLLMHLPHDHIRLVMDPDLEPGILSVEQRRRPSDRLDLSESDLETNKEPPPPLHYVLTVPDDLYRRVVGELSDSIFHSNWGLTSSEERKVDIRVALLVLAVVCFLFWVVVLIWGEKQ from the coding sequence ATGTCTGCAAGCGAGGCTTCTGAGACATCGACGCCGCAAATGCTCGTTTTAGGACAAGGGGACGATGATCACGAGTTTCTAAACGATTCGGCCGCATCATCAAACAGCTCTACTGCAGCGAGCGCAAGCATTAGAACAAGCCCTTCCTCATGGCGCCGAAGGCAGCGTCAGAGGCAGCCGATGAGTCGTGGGGATGAAATTAAGCAGCCCTCATTGATTAgccgactttttctttcgtcgtcgaaagACGAATTAGTCGACACGAATCAGCAAGACGTCGAAAGCGGGTATACATCCTTGGCAGAGCCACAAAACTACGAGGGATTGGGTTGTGAAACCGAAAGAGCGGCACAGATATTCCGATTGAAACGCGCTGCTGCTCTAAAACAGTCTCTGCTTTGTGAtgaaagtcaactggatcaATCGTCGAAAACTGGAGCTGATGTCATGTCCTCGGAAGATGCTTTACAGCAGGATTGTTCCTTTTTCTATCGTGATTTGGAGGACCTGACAGAGTCCACTGAAACACGATTAAATCGACGGACGCCTCGATTTGGCAGTCTATTGCGACAGTCTTTAAATGGCGAGGCATCAACAGGTGCATCCTATACGTATATGACGTCCCCACCAATCCTGCAACACTACCGCACGCGATACGAACAGCTCAATCAAGATTTGGCCCCAATGCGACATCGTCATGACTTAGAACTATCTATCGGAGATGACGATAACAATGTAGGTGGCGAAACTGAGGAGCATGGCAGATCAAGAGGAGTACAAGACTACTCTATCGTCAAGAATGACACAGCCGAGTACTCGAGTCTCTTCTACATTCTCCACGGCAAGCTTCTGATGCATTTACCCCATGATCACATTCGTCTCGTGATGGATCCCGATTTAGAACCAGGGATTCTTTCGGTAGAGCAACGCCGGCGTCCGTCTGATCGACTGGATCTTTCGGAATCGGACCTTGAGACTAACAAAGAGCCCCCACCACCATTGCATTACGTTTTGACCGTCCCGGACGACTTGTATCGTCGTGTAGTGGGGGAGCTCAGCGACAGCATCTTCCATTCCAACTGGGGTTTGACTTCTTCAGAAGAGCGCAAGGTTGATATTCGAGTTGCCTTGTTGGTATTGGCAGTGGTCTGCTTCCTCTTTTGGGTGGTGGTGCTGATTTGGGGCGAGAAACAGTAA
- a CDS encoding predicted protein — translation MASGSGSRVNKDPESLLRLGLPIKNKEVRKLQASLEGIKLDIGSKRKLAAADAVKKSKAFLVGKDADKVKAACRDPSICGAIIKDMVVKLDPLADALKESQEAFQGSEQERTALDKAYAAQQVVVDQLTALEEQLIPAGYKRPVPEEYSDLPQLHGRATVEMLIDKADKSTFDYNGKIVPQAKLVMVIDGYTAPVTGGNFIDLVQKGFYNKMEIQRSDGFVVQTGDPAGEADGYVAKGSKTVGNGKHGERLIPLEILVRGDSTPVYESTIEDEGRGGEATVLPFSAYGAMGWAREEYDPNSGSSQFFWLLFDSDLTPAGKNVLDGRYPCFGYVTEGADFLSSILEGDVIVSAKVVDGGENLVQPQS, via the exons ATGGCCTCCGGAAGTGGTTCCCGCGTCAACAAGGACCCCGAAAGTCTCCTGCGTCTCGGATTGCCCATTAAGAACAAAGAG GTGCGCAAGTTGCAGGCAAGTTTGGAAGGAATTAAATTGGACATTGGCTCCAAGCGCAAGCTGGCTGCCGCTGATGCCGTAAAAAAATCCAAAGCCTTTCTCGTGGGTAAGGATGCGGACAAGGTAAAGGCTGCCTGCCGGGACCCTTCTATTTGTGGTGCGATTATTAAGGACATGGTTGTGAAACTCGATCCCCTCGCTGACGCCCTCAAAGAAAGTCAAGAAGCCTTTCAAGGATCTGAACAGGAGCGCACAGCCTTGGACAAGGCTTATGCTGCCCAACAGGTTGTTGTGGATCAGCTGACCGCCTTGGAAGAGCAGCTGATTCCGGCGGGATACAAACGACCCGTTCCCGAAGAGTACTCCGACTTGCCGCAACTCCATGGTCGCGCGACGGTGGAAATGCTTATCGACAAAGCTGATAAGTCGACCTTTGACTACAACGGAAAAATCGTTCCTCAGGCAAAACTCGTAATGGTGATTGATGGTTATACTGCTCCAGTCACTGGTGGAAACTTTATTGATTTGGTTCAGAAGGGCTTTTACAACAAAATGGAAATCCAACGATCGGATGGCTTCGTTGTACAGACTGGTGATCCAGCCGGTGAAGCCGATGGCTATGTTGCTAAAGGTAGCAAGACGGTAGGGAACGGAAAACACGGAGAGCGTCTCATTCCGCTTGAAATCCTGGTTCGCGGAGACAGCACTCCGGTATACGAATCCACCATCGAAGACGAAGGCCGTGGTGGGGAGGCAACGGTCCTGCCGTTTTCGGCCTACGGAGCTATGGGCTGGGCACGAGAAGAGTACGATCCCAATTCAGGTAGCTCACAGTTCTTTTGGTTACTCTTTGATTCCGATCTGACTCCGGCAGGTAAAAACGTGTTGGATGGACGGTATCCGTGCTTTGGGTACGTCACCGAAGGCGCCGACTTTTTGAGCTCCATCTTGGAAGGGGACGTGATTGTATCGGCCAAAGTCGTCGATGGAGGAGAAAATTTGGTGCAACCGCAATCGTAA
- a CDS encoding predicted protein, with the protein MNRRQRRGVVWAVLVLPLFLSLGRSVFGAHKSSRTEAGAEASTTESLFVLCTADGTIYSIDAWTGEFQSVVLTGSPLISHHQHAARDEHAESSHSMMVPGLDGTLYWKEDGGALQALPLTMESILEHPVRSCDPEDQHCGILTATAHTSLIALDEWGKLAWKTIPGSTDDPLQAPTTSSNADENTTPRPNEEQAQASSVLLQRKDYWIQHISSETGRQVWNATLGMYQALEFDADEQDEEGRLLPGASTSRHSGATHFPGVVFSNAGRTLAGVDLQTQSILWQIDTPTVLATVFGMHAGQWKPVHVLQSHPLESETMPKVVQQRALPDRASPVTQYVDYAELWRQHQSSAEQTHRWCPRTTCLPNQPCECSEFNDDTCVDTEPSRLELPSPTSAVPMLVSQVDGLLLSWRVVSLIVGSLLGLVVCGQFWYIRKKEKWSQATKTSRSRSSSFATNSHEDQVDGPMIGMKRTMSLPAILKPENSTALPTQSSVDIVPSAPAYSSPAPSSKDASGSIPLVRYSRYASEFQELRALGKGGFGTVFQCQNSLDGRDYAIKKILIRGNDLNFQTRLERVLREVKILAVLDHPHIVRYYTAWLELEESNHDESLNVDDDETLSRKFSSSLLTEQTDWNAHKTGHNKSPRPRTQGLIMGGEENGWRDDFGLSEEPSFIVRRTFHREISDCGFIFENSNETGTGTSPDEVTANQDTEAVEDVCSHHQDLKSLDKIADPVVTGDLPRSPSSSSDISASVVIAPELAKALKKSSDPPLRTVRHILYIQMQLCSQETVNDFLTDANARKGVAPEGVDVPSALKLFFQIAQAVQHVHGRGLIHRDLKPSNCFIDGSGNVKVGDFGLSRESTDKDEGEASFPQSRQEDRVFDNHTAGIGTRSYASPEQMNGSDYDSSTDVYSLGIILFELCYPMYTGMERNICLSQLRCLRFPETWHATVGRGFPTLQNLIKSMLSPNPNERPTAGVVAQHIQSILGEFTIQSLDLQDAPGTILLRVEAEHRDDVLRYTMQCIQNVAEEDDAAEGKIEIVQYGLRSSNRNKDKPTAVMEFALRSSLPGTMFVEYLRKRPEKSRNLEQGEFWFFAPNEEEQQAFFWVCVRQFSLHCKFPKIGSVTQFIFTKSAAQPLDLQLSTSKSAARHMMRCTNEDGFAWGGEPPG; encoded by the exons ATGAATCGACGGCAGCGGCGCGGAGTTGTCTGGGCTGTTCTCGTTCTGCCATTGTTCCTTTCTCTCGGTCGTTCTGTATTCGGAGCACACAAGTCTTCTCGAACGGAAGCTGGTGCCGAAGCATCCACAACGGAGTCATTGTTTGTTCTATGCACCGCCGACGGAACCATTTACTCCATTGACGCTTGGACGGGAGAATTCCAATCAGTCGTGTTGACTGGATCACCGTTGATCTCACACCACCAGCACGCAGCTCGAGACGAGCATGCGGAAAGTTCACACAGCATGATGGTACCCGGCTTGGACGGAACCCTTTACTGGAAAGAAGATGGCGGGGCACTTCAAGCTTTGCCGCTCACGATGGAATCAATTCTGGAACATCCGGTACGGTCCTGTGATCCGGAAGACCAACACTGTGGCATTCTCACAGCGACAGCCCATACATCGCTTATTGCCCTAGATGAGTGGGGAAAGCTAGCGTGGAAAACGATTCCCGGATCGACGGACGACCCGCTTCAGGCtccgacgacttcttccaatGCCGATGAGAACACGACACCTCGTCCGAACGAAGAACAAGCGCAGGCATCGTCGGTACTGTTACAGCGTAAAGACTACTGGATCCAACATATCTCCTCCGAAACAGGTCGGCAAGTTTGGAACGCGACACTAGGAATGTACCAGGCATTGGAATTTGATGCCGATgagcaagacgaagaagGTCGACTCTTGCCTGGGGCCAGTACCTCTAGACACTCCGGCGCTACACACTTTCCAGGCGTGGTTTTTTCGAATGCGGGACGGACATTGGCCGGCGTGGATCTTCAAACACAATCCATCTTGTGGCAGATCGACACACCTACCGTATTGGCGACCGTATTTGGTATGCATGCGGGTCAATGGAAACCTGTACACGTGTTGCAATCTCACCCATTGGAATCTGAAACAATGCCCAAAGTGGTACAGCAACGAGCCTTGCCGGATCGCGCCTCGCCGGTAACACAGTATGTAGATTACGCGGAACTTTGGAGACAGCACCAATCGTCGGCGGAGCAAACGCATCGATGGTGTCCCCGAACGACCTGTCTCCCCAATCAACCTTGTGAATGTTCGGAATTCAATGACGACACTTGTGTGGATACCGAACCTTCTCGTCTCGAGCTACCATCGCCCACTTCTGCAGTGCCCATGTTGGTTTCTCAGGTTGACGGTTTGCTGTTGTCCTGGCGTGTCGTGTCGCTTATCGTTGGGAGTTTGCTTGGACTAGTGGTTTGTGGACAGTTTTGGTACATTcgcaaaaaagaaaagtggTCGcaagcgacgaagacgtcCCGATcgcgttcttcttcttttgcCACAAACTCGCATGAGGATCAAGTTGACGGACCCATGATTGGAATGAAACGCACCATGAGCTTACCGGCGATTCTAAAGCCTGAAAATTCTACCGCTCTGCCGACGCAATCTTCGGTTGATATTGTCCCGAGTGCTCCAGCATATTCGAGTCCTGCACCCTCGTCGAAAGACGCCAGCGGTAGCATTCCGTTGGTGCGGTATTCTCGGTACGCGTCCGAATTTCAAGAGCTGCGGGCTTTAGGGAAAGGCGGATTTGGTACTGTCTTTCAGTGTCAAAACTCCTTGGACGGTCGAGATTATGCCATTAAGAAGATATTGATCCGAGGAAATGACCTTAATTTCCAAACTCGTTTGGAGCGAGTTTTGCGAGAAGTCAAAATCTTGGCGGTGTTGGACCATCCGCATATTGTTCGATACTACACGGCGTGGTTGGAACTAGAAGAAAGCAATCATGACGAGAGTTTGaacgtggacgacgacgaaacattGTCTCGAAAATTTTCGAGCTCACTCTTGACAGAACAAACAGATTGGAATGCCCACAAAACAGGACACAACAAatcgccaaggccaagaacACAAGGGCTAATAATGGGCGGTGAAGAAAACGGTTGGCGAGACGATTTTGGACTTTCCGAAGAACCGTCATTCATTGTGCGCCGGACTTTTCATAGGGAAATCTCCGACTGCGGCTTTATTTTCGAAAACAGTAACGAAACGGGAACGGGCACTTCTCCGGACGAGGTTACAGCAAATCAAGACACAGAAGCGGTCGAGGATGTCTGTTCGCATCATCAAGACCTGAAGTCGCTGGATAAAATTGCGGATCCTGTTGTCACCGGCGATCTTCCTCGATCCCCGTCGAGTAGCTCAGACATAAGCGCGAGTGTGGTCATTGCACCCGAACTCGCGAAGGCGTTGAAAAAGTCTAGCGACCCACCTTTACGGACTGTCCGGCATATTTTATATATTCAAATGCAGCTTTGCAGTCAAGAAACGGTCAATGATTTCTTGACTGACGCGAATGCGCGAAAGGGGGTAGCGCCGGAAGGCGTCGACGTTCCATCGGCGTTGAAGCTATTTTTCCAAATCGCGCAAGCTGTCCAGCATGTACATGGACGGGGTTTAATCCATCGCGATCTGAAACCCAGCAACTGCTTTATCGATGGATCAGGCAACGTGAAAGTCGGTGATTTTGGCTTGAGCCGCGAATCAACAGACAAAGACGAAGGGGAGGCTTCTTTTCCTCAATCTCGGCAAGAGGATCGAGTTTTCGACAATCACACTGCCGGAATTGGGACCCGATCATACGCGAGTCCGGAACAAATGAATGGCTCAGACTATGATTCAAGTACAGATGTTTACTCGTTGGGAATTATCTTGTTTGAATTGTGCTATCCCATGTACACCGGTATGGAACGCAATATCTGTTTGAGCCAGCTACGATGTTTGCGCTTTCCAGAGACGTGGCATGCCACAGTGGGACGAGGGTTTCCGACACTTCAAAATCTGATCAAATCTATGCTCAGTCCCAATCCTAATGAACGCCCCACAGCAGGGGTCGTCGCGCAGCACATTCAGTCGATTCTCGGGGAATTTACGATTCAATCTTTGGATCTCCAGGACGCGCCCGGTACAATCTTGTTGCGCGTCGAAGCAGAGCATCGAGATGATGTCCTGCGGTACACAATGCAATGTATTCAAAACGTGGCGGAGGAGGACGATGCAGCAGAGGGCAAGATAGAAATTGTACAGTATGGTCTTCGTAGCTCAAATCGCAACAAAGATAAACCTACCGCCGTAATGGAGTTTGCCCTTCGATCCAGTCTTCCCGGGACAATGTTTGTTGAGTACTTGCGGAAACGGCCGGAG AAGAGTAGAAATTTGGAGCAAGGAGAATTTTGGTTCTTCGCTCCAAATGAAGAA GAACAACAAGCCTTTTTTTGGGTCTGTGTTCGACAGTTTAGTCTACATTGcaaatttccaaaaatcGGATCTGTAACGCAGTTTATCTTTACCAAAAGTGCAGCGCAGCCATTGGATCTTCAATTGAGCACATCAAAGTCTGCAGCACGACACATGATGAGATGTACCAACGAAGATGGCTTTGCTTGGGGTGGGGAACCACCGGGATGA